In Sesamum indicum cultivar Zhongzhi No. 13 linkage group LG8, S_indicum_v1.0, whole genome shotgun sequence, the sequence ACTATGGATGTGCGTGTAGATATAGTAGAGTAGCAATAAATAAGTGAAAGTGGATGTCACGCAAAAATTGGGAAATAATAATTCCTGGAAATTGAATGTTAGACACAAGGGCTATGCATCTTGGAGTTGGACCATCTCAAATTTTTAGGCTTTAGGGGAACAAAAATACAGCAATGTGGGTGTGgtccatatataattttctcccctaactatatatattaaataccaATATTGGTCCACCTccacatttatttcttttattacatcccttataaatattatatattattattccaATCACAATACTTAAAATACTctattcctaattttttatcagCGCAAAAAAAAGTACAACTCTTTGTTGACTTggtgtttaatttttctaaacgTATGATGgttggaaaataattagggaACTGAAAAGTCATCCCTTATTAATTACTGTGATTTGCATTTTGTAACTAATTTTGGTACTTTAAGCAAAGGGATTATTGTGTGGGAGGGCATGAAACAAACCTCTAGGAGATGGAGATGACGATGACCCCAAAATGTCTATGGTTGTAGGGGTTGGTAAAAAATGGACTTACaccacaagaaaattaaaacctttttcttaattaatttctcacAGGTACATTATGAATTGGCGTCTAATGGTAGGAAAATGTGCTTTTCAATCGATAATCACGTGCATGccttctttatctttttcccCTTCTAGGATAGACTAAGGAAAATGGGATAGAAAAATAacaactctatttttttttttaaattaattgtctgcaatatttaataagtGGTATTGTGTGTacttattttactatttttttttttaagaaatgaacTATTTCttgtaaaaagtaattaataattgaagtaTAGtcgatatatttaaatattttaaattaataaaatagataaaaaaataagtaattgatggaaactatttaattaaagtttttaaagCATAAAGTGTATAATGTTGCAGATTAATACAAATTATGATGCCCATGTCATTGACAAAAGTggaaattgttattttatatatggaATTAATAGGCTAATAATGATGGAGCAACTAATaatggaggaggaggaggggaaagagaaaaaagaaaggcaCGAAAAGTCTAATGTCGCGTTCCTCATACCATATGGCGCATCTCACGATGatgggaaaaacaaaaaacaatttcATACACACGCATCCAATTCACACTAAACCCTTGTCATTTGTTTAAAGTGTGAAAATGAAGGCCCCATCACTAATTACTTTGACCACTTTAATTGGAGATATGCCCATACAAACatctcaataaataaatatatttgtttatttatttattatgctctgaattgttatattgattttttttttttataaatcgtCACGTACATGTCGTCATGTgtataaagaggaaaaaaataaatttgttggaTTGTGTTGTGAATTTTGCAATCTGCTGATGGGAATAAAATCGTATGGCTTTTTCATAAAGCAAAAGGACTCACcgattatcattaattaaaaggTACCCATTCTAAATTATGGAAATTAACAAGTGAAATTACCCACTATAGGCTCTAAATCCGAGGTGCATTTATGGCAAGAAAATTTAGTATTACCAGAGGTGGTCGGAATCCTATTCTCCAGCATTTTACAAAATGACAAATTCTGATTCCTCGCTTACCTTCTTCCTCCTCACATTGTTATgggcaaattttaattttattaatttcaaatcaatcatataataaatataatatatccaTCATTGATTGTacatttttccaaaaaaaaaaaaaataaagtgattATACCATTGAATATGCCTCGGAATTGAATTTGTGGGCAGTCTGAAAATCTCTGGCCCCGATAGTTTTAGTCACAAAATCAGCATGTGTACGCCCTTTCCTCAACATCCCTCTTTAATGCATCACAAGAatagagagtgagagagagagagagagaaaagaaaaaaattaaaaaagattgaaGAAATCAAGAATCCTAGGCCCCCACCCCACCTTCAtctttttacctttttaacttactttaattaattgaatgagGATGGATTATCTAAATTTAccttataaatttgatttctgGCCATCCCTCCTCTCCAATATAAATACACAACACAAAGACACCCCACCATCTTTGtcctctttttttattttttataatttatgacaCGTTTTTCTCGAAAGAAAGCATTAGCCTCTCACAGACAGTCACCCCCCAATCCAAAACttataatagatatatataaatttgcatcatcatcatcattatagGTTTTGCCAAACATAAATTTACCCCACTTTGTTTGGTTCATCTTTGGCTGAGTTTGTGTTGGCTGAGGAAAAGGAGACTCTGTTTGGTTGTTgcggaatttttttttttttttatatatatatataagtattattgTTATCCCAATTCCAATGGCTATTCAAGCGCAGATATATTCAGGATTTGGTTTTGGGTGTCCTCAAGATCTGTTGATGATGGAGAATGCTCGTGGATTCAGTAACCAGTTTTTCATTCAGAAACCACAACAGGAACACCAACCCCAACCCCAACCCCAGCCACTCATCATGCACAAATCTCCCATTCTTCTTCCAACAGATGATGATCATCACCACCAATCAATGCTTCTCTCTCACAGTATTGAGAATCAAAGAATGGAAATTGATCTCTTCATCAATTCACAGGTGagtttctttttgtttaaattaatcagTAAGAATTGTTAATTAACATAGCTCTGACGATTTTAATTCTTCTCCTCTGGAAAAACAGAACGAGAGATTGAGATTGGCGCTGCAAGAGCAAAGAAAGCAGCAAATAGCGCTGTTCATGAAGAAGTACGAATCGAAGATTCAGTttttaatcaaacaaaaagaagaagaaatcgCGAGAGCAGCAAAGAAGAGTATGGAGCTCCAAGATTTTCTGAAAAGGATGGAGGCCGAGAATCAAACATGGCAGAGAGTAGCCAGGGAAAACGAGGCGATGGTTGCGTCGTTGAACAGCACGATCGAACGGCTGAGAGAAGCTGTGGGCAATGCAGCTGAGGATGCAGAATCGTGCTGCgtagaagaagagaaaaagacaCAAACGTGGGTTGAAAACGCGAGCAAGATGGTGTGCAGATGCTGCAATTCTAGGAATTCGTGTGTAATTATGTTGCCCTGCAGGCATCTCTGTTCATGCAGAGATTGCGAGGCATTGCTTGATTCCTGCCCTGTTTGTACAACGGTGAAGAAAGCCAGTATAGAGGCATTGTTTTAAttgattcttttctttttttttttggaagcCCTTTTGAGGCCTGTCAATGGTTTAACTTGATGAAGATACAAGGATTTTACCCAGAAAAGACTTCCggccctttttccttttttcttgattttatgcTTTCTCGATGAACTGTAATTGGAAAAATgcttgcattttattttaagggataattatagtTCTCTTGTAGACCTCTTATGTtggagaaattacatctaatacgtattgagtttgttttcgtgtctaataaataagtctccTCGCTAGTAAAAATAAGCAAACCGTAAGgatgttagatgtaatttttcaaaatacatgaGGTATACGTGTAATTACTCTAAATTTTAGGAGAGAGGAGCAAAGGAAAAGAGTCCTAGAAGAGAAGGTTGAGagtactaaaattttattatattaataattataataataaagaaagggATTGAATGAGTAGAACTAGAATCCATTCTTGGGCAAATGTAAAGATGTTGAGGGTTTTCATATTCCTTGTTTGGCTGTTTGTAGAATGAGtcctttttctgttttcctACGGTTTTAGCTCTCTGTAAACTTAAATCCGTGAAGATGAAAGATGTAGTTTACCCCAAATAGATGAGTGAAGGTACAGAAACCATCCAATCCATCACCCTTTTCTCCTTCATTCATCCCTTTTGTTTGTTGCCCATTTCCATGACATCAAAAGCTTCTTCTCTTCTCACTCTGCATCCATCACTTTCCCTCCTTATGATTAAAGCTCTCTCCAcactcttcttctcttcttttcatAACTCAACAATGAACTAGAACTAGATTAGACTAGACTAGTCTAGGagcatctttttctttcctgGACCTCTGGAGTTACTTTCTTTTCTAACTCTAGGTTGAGATTTGTTTTTACCCTAGTAGATTTGATGGAACCGAATGATCATAGAATTGAAACATAAGTGCAAATTCCATCACTCCTCCTCATCCTCCTCTTCAATCAGATGATAAAGAATGGATCGAGTGTAGTGCATGCAATCCACAACAGAATTTCACTAGAACAAACTTGTTTGGATGgggaaataaagaaaaaagaaaaagggctATTAAAACTAGGTGGAGAGATGCCCAAATTTGGAACAGCATATTTGGATTGGTTGTGAGGGTGAATTGAAGCAAATGGCTAATAAAGTTGGATTTTGGGAGCTATCACACAGGCTGTATCTAATGGATATTTGGGCTGTCCATCATCCACAAAAGTTTTGTCTACCACTTCCACTTGTGTCATACAATGTGACTTAAAATTTCCTTGTCTTGCTTACCACATTCAATGAAAACTGTGCCCTTTTGCCTTTTCTGCCCTACAACTACAAACTGCATTGTTTCTGACGTTGGGTCGAAGGAAACAAAAACGTCTCTATTTTTACTTGTAATCTCGGGAAATTCATCCTTTTTCTGCTCTTTATGACAAAACTCATCCAAAGAAAAGGGCAAACAATGGGCCACCTCAGCCCAAATCAATTCTTGGAAAAATCGTGTATCCAAGATTACTTGATTAGCCCATAATAGAGCAATATGGGCCACAGCTTCAAGAACTAAggatttcaaaaagaaaaagcaaaatgGTTGTGTAGGAAAGAGGAGTTGAAGATACAGTTAAAACTGGCAGTGGCGACGGGGTTGGTACTTGGTATGGTGGGTGGGACTCGgtacaaaagaaaagagtatgatattattgatatgTAGTTTATCCTTTCAGCTCCACTCCttcctctcttctctctccctGCAAAATAATCCCAATAAATAAGAGAACCCTGCCTATAATATAATTGGGGGGGTTCAGGGCTGCATATTTCCGAGAAATGGAGAGGTtaatttcttccaatttaatCCCTTCCCAGCTCCGTTGCGATTCCCCAATTCTTCCCCGACTTGACTCACTCCGGAGACTCGCTCCTTCTCCTTATTCGACGTTGTCCTTTCCGTTGCTTGCTCGCTCCAAATTGCGCCGACTCAATCTTCTCTCATGCAATCACCATGACCCGTATTTTGTTGCCCCCAAACCCGTTGATGATTTCCCGGCAAAGGATTTGTCTGTTTCTGTGGATTCGGCCAATGGGTCGGAAACTAAGTCCTGTTTTCTCAACCTAATTGCTAGTACATTATCTAAGCAGCAAAAGGTACTGATGCTGTGGAGTTTCCTGttttactataatattttgcatTTGACGTGATTCCTTGATTGGTTTTTTCTGCGATAATATGCTGCTTGCGTGTTTTACATAGACTCGTGCCAGTTTCCAGAAGAGCATGtctgttttttctttgatcaAGTGGACATATAGGATTTAgacaaaaaaatgtaattgcCTAGCTAATTGGATCTTGAGGGCTgtctttctttgtttattaTCTTTCTGATATCGTGCAGATTATTGCCCTACTTGCTAGTTGTTTTTTGGAAACGCATTTTGATAATCGTGTGGTAGTTTAGGAGAATTACCAATGAGTAAAGAATGCAAAATGCACCTTGCTATAAATTCCTAATttcgaatatatatatattctagaAATGGAATTTAGGTTTGGTCCTGACCAATATAAATCCAATATGATCTCCTATGCGTAACAAGAGGAAGCATGCTGGTCGTCCCTTTTGTTGACTGGTTTATTCCATATACTTCAGGTGTATAATGCTGGGAAACtgatattaatatcagcaatcTTTTTTACATTACACCATCCGGCCATAGTGCTACCAGCTTTTGCTAGTTTTCCGAGTGCAGCTAAAGCTGGAGCTCCAACTGCGGTTGCAGCAGGGAGTAGTCTCGTTCGTAGTGAGTTACTCAGCAGTGCGTGGACTGGCTTCTTTGCTGGTTGCTTACACACACTATCAGGTCCTGATCATCTTGCTGCATTAGCTCCACTCTCAATAGGCCGTACGAGGATGGAAAGTGCTGCTGTTGGAGCCCTATGGGGATGTGGCCATGACGCTGGACAGGTTATATTTGGCTTACTTTTTCTACTCTTGAAAGATCGACTTCATATTGAGGTCATTAGGACGTGGGGAACAAGAGTTGTGGGTTTTACTTTGCTTGTAATTGGTGCCATGGGAATCAGGGAAGCTTCAGAAGTCCCTGCTCCGTGTGTTTCCCTGGAAAATGTTGGATGTGATGTTAGTGGGTATGAGGCTGTTACTAGCCCGTCCATTGCAAAGAAGAAGATTGGATTCGCCACTTTTGCAACAGGGATTGTCCATGGATTGCAGCCTGATGCTTTGATGATGATCTTGCCTGCACTGGCATTGCCTTCTCGCTTGGCTGGTGCTGCATTTCTGTTGATGTTCTTAGTTGGGACAGTAATTGCTATGGGAAGTTACACCGTGTTTATAGGTTCATGTAGTCAAGCGCTCAAGGATAGAGTCCCTAGAATAACGGAGAAGCTCACATGGGCGTCTTCCCTTATAGCAATTGCTTTAGGGCTTGCGATTCTGATCAGCCAATTTTTTGGATTTAGCTTGTATTAACATGTTTAGAATTCCTCATTTGTCTCTTTGTGGTAGTGAAAGATTTTGGGAGGTACAAGGTAGTGAATTGAGAGAAAAGCTTGTGCCTGTGACTTTGTATGTCCAAGACTCCAATATGATTCTGAAGTTAGATATTTCATTGCCCCGCCCCAAAAGGTATGGGGCAAGTTGCCACTTTGAGTAAGATGGGCTCTAGACTGATTCATTTGCTTTCAGCGCATATCTTCTAATTATGAGGGTAGGAGGAATTTATAGCAGTTAGGAAATATGTGAATAAGAAAAATAGCATTAGTTGCAACGAGCATAGACCATTTCGTCCTCCTCCTAACTCTCTCTCATTCAAACTCCATTACCAACATTAATTACCTAGTCAAGCATGAGCAAGTCAATGTGTCACCCACCCACTTATGCGTATCTAAGATGGAGAAGAGAAGAGTATTTACAATTTGCATAATTGGCAGAGTAATCACATCAACAAAACCATTAGGGAACCAACTCAATTCCAACAATATGTTTGACattatatgtgaaaatgagagAGTGATGAGATtcgaatatatttattatgtgaatattttttaataatcttaatCAACCTGTCTAGCAAGCTCAAATCCAACTCGCAATGGTATAAGTCACAAGCACTATTAGATTAGGATCTATCAagcatttgaattttttgaataggACAACTATTGCACTTGTTGTATTCAAAGAAACAATAATGCTCACGAGATTCATTTTGATGTTCCAAGTATAATTGGATACTaaaactctataaattaataatataggactacataattttattaataaaaaaacaatttattaatttaaagagatttCTTTCATCTTTTCATGTTGTGCTtgttataattctaaaaaaaaaattatgattatgtatttgttttatttaccTATGTAATTAGTCTAAAAAGTAATCATTTAGTGAAGCAAATTCACTGGCGTTtagtttgaattaataatcttagaatttaacatttaaattgatggatttgaaatACACTTACTATGAAggttcttttgaattttttttttttttaataaattcaaattgttaTCCAAATGCGACATGAGGGtttgtattatttgttttctcGCCTCCTCTGATTTCAACAGCAGCACgcttttaaaacaaaatttggaaCACTCGAAAGACTGCCGCAGTTTCACTGACCGCCTAACTTCTAAATAAcctgccccccccccccccccccNNNNNNNNNNNNNNNNNNNNNNNNNNNNNNNNNNNNNNNNNNNNNNNNNNNNNNNNNNNNNNNNNNNNNNNNNNNNNNNNNNNNNNNNNNNNNNNNNNNNNNNNNNNNNNNNNNNNNNNNNNNNNNNNNNNNNNNNNNNNNNNNNNNNNNNNNNNNNNNNNNNNNNNNNNNNNNNNNNNNNNNNNNNNNNNNNNNNNNNNNNNNNNNCAGTTTGGACTCCTTGCCAGCTCTTCCATCTCCCTCTCCCCCCCATATTTTCTTCAACTCTCTCTCTTAGGTTTGGGTTTTCGGAAAATCTTTTGATCAATCAGATGTCGTCCGACGGCGCAGCGCAGAAGATGATCGTTCTAAAGAGCTCCGACGGCGAGACATTCGAGGTGGAGGAGGCGGTTGCTCCAGAGTCGCAGACTATAAAGCATATGATTGAGGATAATTGCGCTGACACCAGCATCCCGCTCCCTAACGTTACTTCGAAGATCTTGGCGAAGGTGATCGAGTACTGTAAACGCCACGTCGACGCCGCCGCAAAGGCCTCCGCCGATGCCACGGCGTCCGACAAAGTCGCCGAAGACGATTTGAAGGCGTTCGATGCCGAGTTCGTGAAGGTTGATCAAGGCACGCTGTTTGACCTGATTTTGGTATCTCCCTCCTCTCTATGTTTAGCTTGACTATTTTGCCCCTaggttttgttgttttttcgATTTTGCCACAGTCGCTTTTCTTGATCATTTCTGCCCCTGggtattattgtttttttacaGTTCTGCCTCTCTAGCTGTTAGCCTTCAATTTTTCCACTATTCTGTTTATATCACTCTTGCGTTTGACAATAGTGCATGCTAGTAGATTTATTTCGTTGGGATTTAGTTTTGTATGTTTGTTGGGGTTATTTTCTGCATGACGCCTTTTGCGTTATCTTATTTGCTCTTAGTATGGTTGTGCTTTATCTTGTTCCTCCTAATTTTGGTCTCCACTTGTTTTTTTTACATGTGTGGAGTTgtgtattgtttttttttctgttctAGTCTCACTTAATCGTTTTggatttaattgttttatgtAGTTCTGTTTCATTATTGCTTTTTCCCTAGCTGGCTGTCTTCTTGTTGTTGTTACGAACTTGGTTCACGCATGTGTGAAAAGGATACTATGAACTTGTGGAGGCTGTTTCAGGCATGTCCATTATGCATGTTGAGATATATTAACGGGTTGGAGTATAGCTGTACAGTACACATTGCTATTGTTTTGCTCGTTGCTGCTTTCTTTTACATGGGCTAAAGTTGCTGCAAGGCATTGCTGGGAATAGCTTGCAGTTTTTTGTCTGATGATTTTATCGATCTTCAGGCTGCAAACTACCTAAACATCAAGAGCCTCCTTGACCTCACATGCCAAACTGTAGCAGACATGATCAAGGGGAAGACACCAGAGGAAATTCGCAAGACTTTCAACATAAAGAATGACTTCACACcagaggaggaagaggaggtaCGCAGGGAGAATGCATGGGCATTTGAGTGATACCTACTTGATGGCTCGTATGCTGATAGTCATGCAGTGTTCCTAATAGTGTCTTTGGACAGAGTGTCAATAGTAAATATGTGTTCATCGTGTTCTGCTGAAGACATTTGCATGTTTACCTCTGATTCACCAAATTGGAACCTTATTTAGTCGTTGTGACGAAAGTTTACTGAAGGTTCTTTTGGATGGTTAATGTTAATTGTGATGTCGTCTATTGTTTGGCAGCTCtgtttatttcttcttccatttAGATGGAATCAGTGAATGGTGATGGTGTGCCTCTTTTTATGGCGTTCTTCTTTGACTGATCTCTGTATCATTATGATGTGGTATGAGCTTGATGGTAACAGCCGACAAGAGGATGCAATGATATGCTCGATATAAGGATCCTTGATTATGAGTGTCAAACTTGGAAATGCTTGTAGTGGAGCAACAATTCGTTCTGATGAGTGTGATCTGACACATGGAATAAACTGCCATTGTCATTCGCATTGAGATGGTTCCCTGATCTCGTGTTTTGACCATCGAGTTTGACCCCTTTTATGCACTACTGAACAAGTCTCTGCATTATGCTATCAacagaaaagaggaaaaaggaatGAAAAATTGAGTTGCAAGTTTAGTCCAGTTATTTACGGGTTAACAAAGTTGGTACCCTTTAAATAACGTGgcacttttgattttgaagGCAAATGgccttattttatttttttgattccCGGATGGAAACTATTTCGTCATTGGTCAAATTTAGTTTTGACCAGTCCAAATACACGACTGTAGGCATGCGTGAGGTGGCTGCACTGCTGTTTATGCCAATTACGTTTCAGCGAGAGCAACACTCTATTTCCTTCCTTTCTCCTGTGTATGTTgataataggaataattaccgcctttttttctgaaatttggtatTATTGTATATCGATCTTCACAgactcaaaaaattatgtctaaTACCTGcaacatatatttttgtttaacaaatagattttctcagtaacaaaaaattaaatgaaaattttatattttgtcttcTATTGacttactattattttattatagatcaaataaattattctctGATCAAATTATTCGTAACATCTTTACATTTATAATAGTAGTTTGGtaagagaaattttttttgactgCATAAGGTTAATAATATGTTAGTTGGGGacataaatgaattttcattcaattttgtgcgaatatcaataaatttagtaattttttatttaacagaGAGATCtagttattaaaaagaaacaagtgtTGGtgtataaaatgtaattttgaaacaacaaaaatttatgtgtaattatattaaatatcttaaaaaatataatgcaattatccctcaataatataatgtaggacaaaatttcacttttatttccGCCGAACAAGAAGCGTCACAAATTTTGgtttcataatttaaagtGAAGAAATAAGTCtcatgatattaaaaaatgggGTACTTTTAATCTCGAACGCCAATGGCAAAAAGCCGCATGCATCGGTCAAACTCAATCTTGTtgggaacaaaaaattatatatatttttttcttttaattttatgtaaccTACTTTGTTAACTCTATAAAATTTGGATACTAAACTTGTAAAATCACGTATcttattagattaaaaataaaatgttgacTATTATTAATAAGTGACTATTAAACTCCaatcaatttctttatctattattgggaaaattgcaattttagtctcgtaaaaataaagggttggtatttttagtcctgtacgatttatttttttatattttgatcctGTAAGTACACGATTTTCACGATTTTGGTCCTATTCCAACCAAAATAGCTAGAAAAAGTCATGTGCAAGGCACATGaccatatttcaaaaaaaaaattccggCCTTTTTGCTTATGAGGCTGTCCACCCTATgcactatttttattttcactaaaTGACATGGCATTTAAATGCCAACTTGACCAAGTCAACTAGTTATTCCCTCCAAAATATGCCATGTAGGATTAAATCGAAACTctccctttttttatttaacccCAAAGTGCAAACAAAAGCCTTAAAATTGCGTTTGCCATAGTTCCAGCTAAGGAGAACTACTTGGTGAAGGTTTCTGTTGATAATGTCAAGTGTAGCAGCCTCTACCGATTGCTGTTATGGGACGCAGCCATGCTTTGAACATCATGGACAAGTGAAAATTCTGGAAGAAGATTCTATGTTTACCATGATTTGtatgtataagaaaaaatagttCTTTACATCATTTcatgtaaaaattatgtttgatgttttgttatcttttcttttgggtaTTTTTAGAGAGGAGGGGGTATGTTGGCGTGCCTTGAACCAAAACCATCTTCCAATACATATTTTGTTCTCCTCAACACTTGCTTCATCTTTCTCCAACAAATcgctttaaaaaataaagaaataataaaggaattttttttaggtgTTTTGGTCGTTggagaaaaggagaaagaaagcACACTTATATGACCAAAATCACGAAAATTGCATGACTATTTCCGGCCATTTTGGTCgtaataaaaccaaaatcacGAAAATTGCATACTTATATGaccaaaatgcaaaaaaagaATC encodes:
- the LOC105169795 gene encoding probable BOI-related E3 ubiquitin-protein ligase 2, whose protein sequence is MAIQAQIYSGFGFGCPQDLLMMENARGFSNQFFIQKPQQEHQPQPQPQPLIMHKSPILLPTDDDHHHQSMLLSHSIENQRMEIDLFINSQNERLRLALQEQRKQQIALFMKKYESKIQFLIKQKEEEIARAAKKSMELQDFLKRMEAENQTWQRVARENEAMVASLNSTIERLREAVGNAAEDAESCCVEEEKKTQTWVENASKMVCRCCNSRNSCVIMLPCRHLCSCRDCEALLDSCPVCTTVKKASIEALF
- the LOC105169796 gene encoding uncharacterized protein LOC105169796, translating into MERLISSNLIPSQLRCDSPILPRLDSLRRLAPSPYSTLSFPLLARSKLRRLNLLSCNHHDPYFVAPKPVDDFPAKDLSVSVDSANGSETKSCFLNLIASTLSKQQKVYNAGKLILISAIFFTLHHPAIVLPAFASFPSAAKAGAPTAVAAGSSLVRSELLSSAWTGFFAGCLHTLSGPDHLAALAPLSIGRTRMESAAVGALWGCGHDAGQVIFGLLFLLLKDRLHIEVIRTWGTRVVGFTLLVIGAMGIREASEVPAPCVSLENVGCDVSGYEAVTSPSIAKKKIGFATFATGIVHGLQPDALMMILPALALPSRLAGAAFLLMFLVGTVIAMGSYTVFIGSCSQALKDRVPRITEKLTWASSLIAIALGLAILISQFFGFSLY
- the LOC105169797 gene encoding SKP1-like protein 1A: MSSDGAAQKMIVLKSSDGETFEVEEAVAPESQTIKHMIEDNCADTSIPLPNVTSKILAKVIEYCKRHVDAAAKASADATASDKVAEDDLKAFDAEFVKVDQGTLFDLILAANYLNIKSLLDLTCQTVADMIKGKTPEEIRKTFNIKNDFTPEEEEEVRRENAWAFE